The Panicum virgatum strain AP13 chromosome 5K, P.virgatum_v5, whole genome shotgun sequence genome has a window encoding:
- the LOC120707858 gene encoding uncharacterized protein LOC120707858: MASKAKLSELMWEHRVQAAVLVAFVAVTAVSISALGPRLGAVLSFFWPLLVSTGFFLVTVAVLLRFSPPPAGADESGKELIEAKSRSHCLPSLRFAPDALDRATA, from the coding sequence ATGGCGTCCAAGGCGAAGCTCAGCGAGCTAATGTGGGAGCACCGGGTCCAGGCCGCGGTCCTGGTGGCGTTCGTGGCCGTGACCGCCGTCTCGATCTCCGCGCTCGGGCCGAGGCTCGGCGCCGTGCTGTCCTTCTTCTGGCCGCTGCTCGTCTCCACGGGGTTCTTCCTCGTGACCGTCGCCGTGCTGCTGCGGTTCTCGCCCCCGCCCGCGGGCGCCGACGAGTCCGGCAAGGAGCTCATCGAAGCCAAGTCGCGAAGCCACTGCCTGCCGTCCCTTCGATTCGCTCCCGACGCTCTGGATCGTGCAACTGCTTAA
- the LOC120707856 gene encoding serine/arginine repetitive matrix protein 1-like isoform X1, whose product MGDLGRELLPAMPVGKRDGGVISGYLSALPPRPPNSARHAGPRRHRQLAPGGRRAASRRRCRGGCRRRRPRPPPRAPSPGSPPRPRPTTRSTTRIWGPSSSSRRATPWSPGREARGGLRARARHEPPRRRHHPLRPGPPRRRHPRHRARRRRRHAAAARRGRRRGGRREPPPAAASTRGRPEGREVVPRRLLRLDAARRHARHARPHGRLHRLLRQGARDPDGRARRPRSPGERRVTPPGLHCFTPAGRWTAVATQRKDGVARRPLARSSCRGPAAKKKLALSVGTFPPPSAKSRSHCLPSLRFAPDAPDRATA is encoded by the exons ATGGGAGATCTAGGGAGGGAGCTTCTGCCCGCCATGCCGGTGGGGAAAAGGGATGGTGGAGTTATCTCAGGCTACCTGTCTGCTCTCCCACCGAGACCACCTAACTCCGCCCGCCATGCCGGGCCTCGCCGCCACCGACAACTCgctcccggcggccgccgcgccgcctctcgtcgccgctgccgcggagggtgccgccggcgccgtccccgtccacctcctcgcgcgccaaGCCCAGGAAGCCCGCCCCGGCCGAGGCCGACGACTCGCTCGACAACCCGGATCTGGGGCCCTTCCTCCTCAAGCAGGCGCGCGACGCCATGGTCTCCGGGGAGGGAGGCGCGGGGAGGgctccgagctcgagctcgccatgAGCCTCCACGTCGCCGCCACCATCCACTGCGGCCTGGGCCGCCACGCCGACGCCATCCCCGTCATCgagcgcgccgtcgccgtcgtcacgccgccgccgcccgccgaggccgacggcgaggcggccgacgagaaccaccaccagcagcagcctcaACCCGAGGCCGACCAGAGGGGCGAGAAGTGGTCCCTCGCCGCCTTCTCCGGCTGGATGCAGCTCGGCGACACGCACGCCATGCTCGGCCGCATGGACGACTCCATCGCCTGCTACGGCAAGGGGCTCGAGATCCAGATGGCCGCGCTCGGCGACCGCGATCTCCCGGCGAGCGCCGCGTGACGCCGCCGGGGCTGCACTGCTTCACCCCCGCGGGCCGCTGGACCGCGGTCGCGACGCAGCGGAAGGACGGTGTGGCGCGCCGGCCGCTCGCACGGTCGAGCT GTCGCGGACCTGCGGCAAAGAAGAAATTGGCGCTAAGTGTTGGCACTTTCCCTCCACCCAGCGCCAAGTCGCGAAGCCACTGCCTGCCGTCCCTTCGATTCGCTCCCGACGCTCCGGATCGTGCAACTGCTTAA
- the LOC120707856 gene encoding uncharacterized protein LOC120707856 isoform X2: MVELSQATCLLSHRDHLTPPAMPGLAATDNSLPAAAAPPLVAAAAEGAAGAVPVHLLARQAQEARPGRGRRLARQPGSGALPPQAGARRHGLRGGRRGEGSELELAMSLHVAATIHCGLGRHADAIPVIERAVAVVTPPPPAEADGEAADENHHQQQPQPEADQRGEKWSLAAFSGWMQLGDTHAMLGRMDDSIACYGKGLEIQMAALGDRDLPASAA; encoded by the coding sequence ATGGTGGAGTTATCTCAGGCTACCTGTCTGCTCTCCCACCGAGACCACCTAACTCCGCCCGCCATGCCGGGCCTCGCCGCCACCGACAACTCgctcccggcggccgccgcgccgcctctcgtcgccgctgccgcggagggtgccgccggcgccgtccccgtccacctcctcgcgcgccaaGCCCAGGAAGCCCGCCCCGGCCGAGGCCGACGACTCGCTCGACAACCCGGATCTGGGGCCCTTCCTCCTCAAGCAGGCGCGCGACGCCATGGTCTCCGGGGAGGGAGGCGCGGGGAGGgctccgagctcgagctcgccatgAGCCTCCACGTCGCCGCCACCATCCACTGCGGCCTGGGCCGCCACGCCGACGCCATCCCCGTCATCgagcgcgccgtcgccgtcgtcacgccgccgccgcccgccgaggccgacggcgaggcggccgacgagaaccaccaccagcagcagcctcaACCCGAGGCCGACCAGAGGGGCGAGAAGTGGTCCCTCGCCGCCTTCTCCGGCTGGATGCAGCTCGGCGACACGCACGCCATGCTCGGCCGCATGGACGACTCCATCGCCTGCTACGGCAAGGGGCTCGAGATCCAGATGGCCGCGCTCGGCGACCGCGATCTCCCGGCGAGCGCCGCGTGA